A genomic stretch from Neodiprion fabricii isolate iyNeoFabr1 chromosome 3, iyNeoFabr1.1, whole genome shotgun sequence includes:
- the LOC124177540 gene encoding tyrosine kinase receptor Cad96Ca isoform X1: protein MFVICAIIAAAAFFTEAGCQYSDNTPPVTNVYRDWVVADNATIGTVVTVVRAEDNEQTKLTYGLEPVGHTLNWENAPQRPLPFYIDNSTGTVFTNESLLGRGGESLSLYVTVSDGKLEVKTEVYARILNSSARNGGHSSSRSPYPQPSGDRFRPPFGFVPYHGSPQPPDIFAMTNRPPPPLPPPATSPRTTILHPQPSRTKKPEVLASSTSPPTSKSVASNEILGTALSNNNVNTSEQNGPQDLAMTIVPVAAVCALVLGLGMGAWSLRHKFCSSKKSKEEMKESASATVSNLSDNPSLVFSGWGRPKARSNTYEGPDKENPSGVQSKVAPDDWEFPRHRLKIFNILGEGCFGQVWKCEAQDIDGKPGPSIVAVKTLKENATERERLDLAQELKVMKSLETHPNVVRLLGCCTEREPMFVILEYVSGGKLQSFLRASREERNHGGPGLTSRDLTGFVYQIARGMEYLATRGVIHRDLAARNILIDENRACKVADFGFARDVAANQIYERKSEGRLPIRWMAPESLYDNIFSVKSDIWSFGVLIWEIVTLGSTPYPGLAAAEVMKRIKEGYRLDRPEHCKRELYNIMYYCWDKDPACRPSFTELVNLAEGLLLDETDYIELDRFPDHSYYNVLSLSGEKL from the exons GCTGCCAGTACAGTGACAACACTCCTCCAGTGACGAACGTCTACCGGGATTGGGTTGTCGCCGACAACGCAACCATTGGAACTGTCGTGACGGTCGTTAGGGCTGAAGACAATGAACAAACAAAGTTGACTTACGGATTGGAACCAGTGGGACACACCTTGAATTGGGAAAACGCTCCGCAACGGCCCTTGCCTTTTTACATCGATAACAGCACTGGGACCGTCTTCACCAACGAGTCCCTCCTAGGCAGA GGAGGTGAGAGCCTGTCTCTGTACGTGACTGTCTCGGATGGTAAGCTCGAAGTGAAGACTGAAGTCTACGCACGCATCCTGAACTCTTCGGCACGGAATGGAGGCCACTCCAGCAG TCGATCCCCTTATCCTCAACCTTCTGGAGATAGATTCAGACCACCATTTGGTTTTGTGCCGTACCATGGATCCCCGCAACCGCCGGATATATTTGCAATGACGAACAGGCCCCCGCCTCCCCTGCCGCCACCCGCGACATCTCCGAGAACAACGATACTACATCCGCAGCCATCTAGGACAAAAAAACCTGAGGTTTTAGCGTCGTCCACGAGCCCGCCAACCAGCAAGTCGGTGGcatcaaatgaaattcttggaACCGCGTTATCGAATAATAACGTGAACACCAGCGAACAAAACGGGCCCCAAGATCTCGCTATGACGATCGTCCCTGTGGCTGCTGTGTGCGCACTTGTTCTTGGACTGGGAATGGGCGCTTGGTCACTTAGGCACAAATTTTGCAGTAGCAAGAAATCGAAAGAGGAAATG AAGGAGTCAGCTTCCGCTACGGTATCGAATCTATCCGACAATCCATCCCTTGTCTTCAGCGGTTGGGGTCGTCCAAAAGCACGCAGCAACACGTACGAAGGTCCGGACAAAGAGAACCCCTCGGGAGTACAGAGTAAAGTTGCCCCGGATGATTGGGAGTTTCCTAGACATCGGCTCAAG ATATTCAACATTCTTGGCGAAGGCTGCTTTGGACAGGTTTGGAAATGTGAGGCCCAAGATATCGACGGCAAGCCGGGGCCCAGCATAGTTGCTGTTAAAACCTTGAAGGAAAATGCAACGGAGCGAGAGAGACTGGACCTTGCCCAAGAGCTCAAAGTTATGAAATCATTGGAGACACACCCGAACGTCGTGAGGCTGTTGGGATGCTGCACGGAACGCGAGCCAATGTTTGTTATCCTCGAGTACGTCAGCGGAGGGAAATTACAAAGCTTTTTGAGAGCCTCTAGAGAGGAGAGAAATCACGGAGGTCCCGGTCTAACTTCGCGGGATCTCACTGGATTCGTTTATCAG ATTGCTCGAGGAATGGAGTACCTCGCAACGAGAGGAGTCATACACAGGGACCTGGCGGCTAGGAATATTTTGATAGACGAAAATAGGGCGTGCAAAGTCGCGGATTTCGGATTCGCCCGAGACGTGGCGGCGAATCAAATATACGAAAGGAAGTCGGAAGGTCGACTACCGATCAGATGGATGGCGCCCGAGAGCCTATACGATAATATATTTTCCGTCAAGTCCGATATATGGAGTTTTGGCGTTTTGATATGGGAGATTGTCACCCTAGGATCTACGCCATATCCGGGGCTGGCAGCTGCTGAG GTAATGAAGAGGATCAAGGAAGGATACAGACTGGATCGTCCTGAGCACTGCAAAAGAGAACTCTACaatataatgtattattgcTGGGACAAGGACCCAGCCTGCAGACCTTCGTTCACCGAGCTAGTCAATCTTGCGGAAGGTCTACTGCTCGATGAAACCGATTATATCGAGCTCGATAGATTTCCCGACCACTCGTACTACAACGTCCTCAGTCTCAGTggcgaaaaattataa
- the LOC124177540 gene encoding tyrosine kinase receptor Cad96Ca isoform X2, translating to MFVICAIIAAAAFFTEAGCQYSDNTPPVTNVYRDWVVADNATIGTVVTVVRAEDNEQTKLTYGLEPVGHTLNWENAPQRPLPFYIDNSTGTVFTNESLLGRGGESLSLYVTVSDGKLEVKTEVYARILNSSARNGGHSSRFRPPFGFVPYHGSPQPPDIFAMTNRPPPPLPPPATSPRTTILHPQPSRTKKPEVLASSTSPPTSKSVASNEILGTALSNNNVNTSEQNGPQDLAMTIVPVAAVCALVLGLGMGAWSLRHKFCSSKKSKEEMKESASATVSNLSDNPSLVFSGWGRPKARSNTYEGPDKENPSGVQSKVAPDDWEFPRHRLKIFNILGEGCFGQVWKCEAQDIDGKPGPSIVAVKTLKENATERERLDLAQELKVMKSLETHPNVVRLLGCCTEREPMFVILEYVSGGKLQSFLRASREERNHGGPGLTSRDLTGFVYQIARGMEYLATRGVIHRDLAARNILIDENRACKVADFGFARDVAANQIYERKSEGRLPIRWMAPESLYDNIFSVKSDIWSFGVLIWEIVTLGSTPYPGLAAAEVMKRIKEGYRLDRPEHCKRELYNIMYYCWDKDPACRPSFTELVNLAEGLLLDETDYIELDRFPDHSYYNVLSLSGEKL from the exons GCTGCCAGTACAGTGACAACACTCCTCCAGTGACGAACGTCTACCGGGATTGGGTTGTCGCCGACAACGCAACCATTGGAACTGTCGTGACGGTCGTTAGGGCTGAAGACAATGAACAAACAAAGTTGACTTACGGATTGGAACCAGTGGGACACACCTTGAATTGGGAAAACGCTCCGCAACGGCCCTTGCCTTTTTACATCGATAACAGCACTGGGACCGTCTTCACCAACGAGTCCCTCCTAGGCAGA GGAGGTGAGAGCCTGTCTCTGTACGTGACTGTCTCGGATGGTAAGCTCGAAGTGAAGACTGAAGTCTACGCACGCATCCTGAACTCTTCGGCACGGAATGGAGGCCACTCCAGCAG ATTCAGACCACCATTTGGTTTTGTGCCGTACCATGGATCCCCGCAACCGCCGGATATATTTGCAATGACGAACAGGCCCCCGCCTCCCCTGCCGCCACCCGCGACATCTCCGAGAACAACGATACTACATCCGCAGCCATCTAGGACAAAAAAACCTGAGGTTTTAGCGTCGTCCACGAGCCCGCCAACCAGCAAGTCGGTGGcatcaaatgaaattcttggaACCGCGTTATCGAATAATAACGTGAACACCAGCGAACAAAACGGGCCCCAAGATCTCGCTATGACGATCGTCCCTGTGGCTGCTGTGTGCGCACTTGTTCTTGGACTGGGAATGGGCGCTTGGTCACTTAGGCACAAATTTTGCAGTAGCAAGAAATCGAAAGAGGAAATG AAGGAGTCAGCTTCCGCTACGGTATCGAATCTATCCGACAATCCATCCCTTGTCTTCAGCGGTTGGGGTCGTCCAAAAGCACGCAGCAACACGTACGAAGGTCCGGACAAAGAGAACCCCTCGGGAGTACAGAGTAAAGTTGCCCCGGATGATTGGGAGTTTCCTAGACATCGGCTCAAG ATATTCAACATTCTTGGCGAAGGCTGCTTTGGACAGGTTTGGAAATGTGAGGCCCAAGATATCGACGGCAAGCCGGGGCCCAGCATAGTTGCTGTTAAAACCTTGAAGGAAAATGCAACGGAGCGAGAGAGACTGGACCTTGCCCAAGAGCTCAAAGTTATGAAATCATTGGAGACACACCCGAACGTCGTGAGGCTGTTGGGATGCTGCACGGAACGCGAGCCAATGTTTGTTATCCTCGAGTACGTCAGCGGAGGGAAATTACAAAGCTTTTTGAGAGCCTCTAGAGAGGAGAGAAATCACGGAGGTCCCGGTCTAACTTCGCGGGATCTCACTGGATTCGTTTATCAG ATTGCTCGAGGAATGGAGTACCTCGCAACGAGAGGAGTCATACACAGGGACCTGGCGGCTAGGAATATTTTGATAGACGAAAATAGGGCGTGCAAAGTCGCGGATTTCGGATTCGCCCGAGACGTGGCGGCGAATCAAATATACGAAAGGAAGTCGGAAGGTCGACTACCGATCAGATGGATGGCGCCCGAGAGCCTATACGATAATATATTTTCCGTCAAGTCCGATATATGGAGTTTTGGCGTTTTGATATGGGAGATTGTCACCCTAGGATCTACGCCATATCCGGGGCTGGCAGCTGCTGAG GTAATGAAGAGGATCAAGGAAGGATACAGACTGGATCGTCCTGAGCACTGCAAAAGAGAACTCTACaatataatgtattattgcTGGGACAAGGACCCAGCCTGCAGACCTTCGTTCACCGAGCTAGTCAATCTTGCGGAAGGTCTACTGCTCGATGAAACCGATTATATCGAGCTCGATAGATTTCCCGACCACTCGTACTACAACGTCCTCAGTCTCAGTggcgaaaaattataa